One window of the Mycobacterium haemophilum DSM 44634 genome contains the following:
- the rtcB gene encoding RNA-splicing ligase RtcB: MSEGIIRMKIIEEAPYRFRIEQEGAMRVPGIVFASRSLLPDEHADMALVQVANVATLPGIVRASYAMPDVHWGYGFPIGGVAATDIDADGVVSPGGVGFDISCGVRLLVSNLDRERLQPKIRAVMDRLDVAIPRGVGTKGVWRLPNRGVLEDVLTGGARFAVQQGHGVARDLQRCEDGGMLKGADAATVSERAIERGLGQIGSLGSGNHFLEVQAVERVYDTTAATQMGLSEGTVCVMIHTGSRGLGHQICTDHVHQMGNAMGRYGIQVPDRQLACVPVRSPEGQAYLAAMAAAANYGRANRQLLTEATRRVFEKQTATSLDLLYDVSHNLAKIEEHPVDGQMRTLCVHRKGATRSLPPHHPEVPTELAAVGQPVLIPGTMGTASYVLAGVPDNPAFFSTAHGAGRVQSRHQAARHTNAEALSRSLEDAGVLVRGKSRKGLAEEKPEAYKDIDAVIETSHLAGLARKVARLIPLGVVKG, from the coding sequence GTGAGTGAGGGAATCATCCGCATGAAGATCATCGAGGAGGCGCCATATCGATTCCGGATCGAACAAGAAGGCGCGATGCGGGTGCCTGGGATCGTGTTCGCGTCCAGGTCGCTGTTGCCTGACGAACACGCCGATATGGCGTTGGTTCAGGTGGCCAATGTGGCGACACTGCCGGGGATTGTCCGGGCGTCGTATGCGATGCCGGACGTGCACTGGGGCTATGGGTTTCCGATCGGCGGCGTCGCCGCAACCGACATCGACGCCGACGGGGTCGTCTCCCCCGGCGGGGTCGGCTTTGACATCTCCTGCGGGGTAAGGCTTTTGGTCAGTAACCTGGACCGCGAGCGGTTGCAACCAAAGATCCGCGCGGTGATGGACCGGCTCGACGTTGCGATACCGCGCGGCGTGGGCACCAAGGGTGTGTGGCGGCTGCCCAACCGCGGTGTGCTGGAGGATGTTTTGACCGGCGGCGCCCGGTTCGCGGTGCAACAGGGACACGGCGTTGCCCGCGACCTGCAGCGCTGCGAAGACGGCGGCATGCTCAAGGGGGCCGACGCGGCAACGGTCAGCGAGCGGGCGATCGAACGAGGGCTTGGGCAGATCGGCAGCCTAGGCTCGGGCAACCACTTCCTGGAAGTGCAGGCCGTGGAACGTGTCTACGACACCACCGCCGCCACACAGATGGGCCTGTCCGAAGGCACTGTCTGCGTCATGATCCACACCGGCTCACGCGGCCTGGGTCACCAGATCTGTACCGATCACGTCCACCAGATGGGAAACGCTATGGGCCGCTACGGTATTCAAGTACCCGACCGCCAGTTGGCGTGTGTGCCCGTTCGCTCGCCCGAAGGACAGGCCTACCTGGCAGCGATGGCCGCGGCCGCCAACTACGGACGCGCCAACCGTCAGCTACTCACCGAAGCGACCCGTCGGGTGTTCGAGAAGCAAACCGCGACATCGCTGGACCTGCTTTACGACGTATCGCATAACCTCGCCAAGATCGAAGAACATCCCGTCGACGGCCAGATGCGCACCCTGTGCGTGCACCGCAAGGGCGCGACCCGCTCGCTACCACCGCACCATCCCGAGGTGCCGACCGAACTGGCCGCGGTCGGCCAACCGGTGCTCATCCCCGGCACGATGGGCACCGCCTCCTACGTGCTGGCCGGTGTGCCGGATAACCCCGCCTTCTTTTCCACCGCACACGGCGCCGGCAGAGTGCAAAGCCGCCACCAAGCCGCCCGGCACACCAACGCCGAGGCGTTGAGCAGAAGCCTCGAGGATGCCGGTGTACTTGTGCGCGGCAAGTCCCGCAAGGGGCTTGCTGAGGAAAAACCCGAGGCCTATAAGGACATCGACGCTGTCATCGAAACCAGCCACCTCGCCGGGCTAGCCCGCAAGGTCGCCCGCCTCATACCCCTCGGTGTGGTGAAAGGCTGA
- a CDS encoding archease, translating into MAEYTSGHRSVPHTADLRIEAWAPTRDGCIREAVLGTVESFLDSSSVRPRHTRLRRLTADRDDDLLVAVLDEVIYLLDTEGEVPVDVNLNGADGAVDANFTMVDATTLPQVGAVPKAASLNELRFSHGQHGWRCAVTLDV; encoded by the coding sequence ATGGCAGAGTACACATCAGGGCATCGGAGTGTGCCGCACACTGCGGATCTGCGGATCGAGGCGTGGGCGCCGACCCGCGATGGCTGTATCAGGGAGGCGGTGCTCGGCACGGTAGAAAGCTTCCTGGATTCCTCGTCGGTTCGGCCGCGCCACACCCGCCTGCGCCGGCTGACGGCCGACCGTGACGACGATCTGCTGGTCGCGGTGCTCGATGAGGTCATCTATTTGTTGGATACCGAGGGCGAGGTACCGGTTGATGTCAATCTGAACGGTGCCGACGGCGCCGTCGACGCCAACTTTACGATGGTCGATGCAACGACGCTGCCTCAGGTCGGTGCTGTACCGAAGGCGGCGTCGCTCAACGAGCTTCGCTTCTCGCACGGCCAGCATGGCTGGCGGTGCGCGGTGACACTTGACGTGTGA
- a CDS encoding CapA family protein: METDQSSGSSGNPDEVTVLLGGDVMLGRGVDQILPYPGEPVLREPHLRDARGYVRLAEHANGPIPRPVDWHWPWGEVLALLDEAAPDVRLINLETTITADGEFVEHKTVCYRMHPDNLPALTALRPNACALANNHILDFGYQGLTDTVAALTAAGIQSVGAGADLPAARRPAVVSVHGKQRVLVGSVAVKSAGVPESWAAHYNRPGVWLIRDLSLRDVADEVAAEVLAHERDGDVAIVSVHWGSNWGHAIAPSEIAFAHWLIDAGIDVVHGHSSHHPRPIEIYRGKPILYGCGDVIDDYEGIGGHQSFRGDLRLVYLIQTDSVSGQLVSLRMIPLRVRRMRLERASQTDAEWLRKTVEHTSRRFGTRITARSDDLLEVVSFHGDIHRRMSRAG, encoded by the coding sequence ATGGAGACGGATCAGTCGTCGGGCTCTTCGGGTAACCCTGATGAGGTGACAGTGCTGCTGGGCGGTGACGTCATGCTTGGGCGTGGCGTCGATCAGATCCTGCCGTATCCCGGTGAACCGGTGCTACGTGAACCGCATCTGCGTGATGCGCGGGGATACGTCCGGCTGGCCGAGCACGCGAACGGGCCGATTCCACGCCCGGTGGATTGGCACTGGCCTTGGGGTGAGGTGCTGGCGCTCCTCGACGAGGCCGCCCCCGATGTGCGGCTGATCAACCTGGAGACAACAATCACCGCCGACGGTGAATTCGTCGAGCACAAGACGGTCTGTTATCGAATGCACCCGGATAACCTGCCAGCCCTGACGGCGTTACGGCCGAACGCGTGTGCCCTGGCCAACAACCACATTCTCGACTTCGGCTACCAGGGGCTGACTGACACCGTCGCGGCTCTCACCGCGGCGGGGATCCAGAGTGTCGGGGCGGGAGCCGACCTGCCCGCCGCTCGCCGCCCTGCGGTGGTCAGCGTTCACGGTAAACAACGGGTGCTCGTCGGCTCGGTGGCGGTGAAATCGGCCGGCGTTCCCGAATCTTGGGCCGCCCACTACAACCGGCCCGGGGTGTGGCTGATCCGGGATCTATCACTGCGGGATGTTGCCGACGAGGTGGCCGCAGAGGTGCTGGCGCACGAACGCGACGGCGATGTCGCCATCGTCTCGGTGCATTGGGGATCCAATTGGGGCCATGCGATAGCGCCGAGCGAAATCGCGTTCGCGCACTGGCTCATCGATGCCGGCATCGACGTCGTGCACGGACATTCTTCGCACCATCCCAGGCCGATCGAGATATACCGTGGCAAACCGATCCTGTACGGCTGCGGCGACGTCATCGATGACTACGAAGGCATCGGCGGGCACCAGTCGTTCCGCGGCGACCTCAGACTGGTGTATCTGATCCAAACAGATTCCGTCAGCGGTCAACTGGTCTCGCTGCGGATGATTCCGCTGCGGGTGCGGCGGATGCGACTCGAGCGGGCCTCTCAGACCGACGCCGAGTGGCTGCGCAAGACCGTCGAGCACACCAGCCGCCGGTTCGGGACCCGGATCACGGCGCGATCCGACGATCTACTGGAGGTCGTATCATTTCACGGTGACATTCATCGCCGGATGAGCCGGGCAGGCTGA